A DNA window from Streptomyces canus contains the following coding sequences:
- a CDS encoding sigma-70 family RNA polymerase sigma factor, producing MDSTATDRFDTSRFEASRNRLASLAYRLLGSAADAEDAVQDAFLHWQATDRQLIKVPEAWLTKVVTNLCLDRLRSAQARRERTVGAWLPEPLLDGDPMLGPADTFEQRESVSLAVLTLMERLSPLERAVYVLREAFSHRHAEISEILDITESASQQHLHRARHRITAARPSVGEVDPASARRIVEEFLAAASSGRTERLVALLTDDATAIADSNAAGPAKTLLQYDTPQRIADIARAGFKPTPAKRRLAGGTPAIHYALVNGAPAILFVIGDQVIGAVTFDITAGKIATVRGIAAPTRLVRLTEAWRQHGPDTPLVTQW from the coding sequence GTGGACAGCACCGCCACTGATCGCTTCGACACCAGCCGGTTCGAGGCCAGCCGGAACCGGCTGGCCTCGCTGGCGTACCGGCTGCTGGGCTCCGCCGCCGACGCCGAAGACGCCGTGCAGGACGCGTTCCTGCACTGGCAGGCCACCGACCGGCAGCTGATCAAGGTGCCGGAAGCATGGCTGACCAAGGTCGTCACCAACCTGTGCCTCGACCGGCTCCGCTCGGCACAGGCCCGCCGCGAACGCACCGTCGGCGCCTGGCTGCCCGAACCGCTCCTGGACGGCGACCCGATGCTCGGCCCGGCCGACACCTTCGAGCAGCGCGAATCGGTCTCCCTGGCCGTGCTGACTCTCATGGAACGCCTGTCACCCCTTGAGCGGGCCGTCTACGTCCTGCGCGAAGCGTTCTCCCACCGCCACGCCGAGATCTCCGAGATCCTCGACATCACCGAATCCGCAAGCCAGCAGCACCTCCACCGGGCCCGGCACCGCATCACCGCCGCGCGCCCCAGCGTCGGCGAAGTCGACCCGGCATCCGCCCGCAGGATCGTCGAGGAATTCCTCGCCGCTGCCTCCTCAGGCCGCACCGAACGCCTGGTGGCGCTGCTCACCGACGACGCGACCGCGATCGCCGACTCTAACGCCGCCGGCCCGGCCAAGACGCTGCTGCAGTACGACACTCCGCAGCGCATCGCCGACATCGCACGGGCCGGTTTCAAACCCACACCCGCGAAACGGCGACTTGCCGGCGGCACGCCCGCCATCCACTACGCGCTCGTCAACGGCGCCCCCGCCATCCTCTTCGTGATCGGCGACCAGGTCATCGGCGCCGTGACGTTCGACATCACAGCCGGCAAGATCGCAACCGTGCGCGGCATCGCCGCCCCCACCCGCCTCGTCCGCCTCACCGAAGCCTGGCGGCAGCACGGACCGGACACGCCGCTCGTCACCCAGTGGTGA
- a CDS encoding peptidoglycan recognition protein family protein: MTPAEWRAALRAEGVRFVEYRGWTTRGRDAATGKTFGPVHAVLNHHTAGRDSLAAVAVNGLPDLPPPLAHAYLPKSGVLTLVADGRANHAGLAAKNVVDALVAERDLPRQSAGSGTVDGNDALYGIEVENLGDNVDTYTAEQYDTWVRFNAAICRHHGWSAASVAGHLETSVEGKVDPRGPVAGYGNRGRFTFTMDRFRADVAERLAHPASWDPTHEEDDDMPEYANLGLAKPFTLKPGAWDSIEFTQEWNDTAGDHGTNGSVFVRGAARFTGSVSLTFSGLPVGDAVQVRMSEYDGDEHKADHPVHEVVGTEGGTFQVVPLTKRLPAGRGMRVRLLNQSDAPITVESAVLTALVWKE; encoded by the coding sequence ATGACACCAGCTGAGTGGCGTGCCGCGCTGCGTGCTGAGGGCGTGCGGTTCGTCGAGTACCGCGGCTGGACCACGCGCGGCCGGGACGCGGCCACGGGCAAGACGTTCGGGCCGGTTCACGCCGTGCTCAATCACCACACGGCTGGCCGTGACTCACTCGCGGCTGTCGCCGTGAACGGCCTGCCGGACTTGCCGCCGCCGCTCGCTCACGCGTACCTGCCGAAGTCCGGTGTGTTGACGCTCGTCGCCGACGGCCGCGCCAACCATGCCGGGCTGGCTGCGAAGAACGTGGTCGACGCACTCGTTGCCGAGCGAGACCTTCCGAGGCAGTCAGCCGGGTCGGGCACGGTCGACGGCAACGATGCGCTGTACGGGATCGAGGTCGAAAACCTCGGGGACAACGTCGACACGTACACGGCCGAGCAGTACGACACCTGGGTCCGCTTCAACGCGGCGATCTGCCGTCATCACGGCTGGTCGGCCGCGTCCGTGGCCGGTCACCTCGAAACGAGCGTCGAGGGCAAGGTCGACCCTCGCGGGCCTGTGGCCGGTTACGGCAACCGCGGACGCTTCACGTTCACGATGGACCGCTTCCGCGCGGACGTGGCCGAGCGCCTGGCCCACCCGGCGAGCTGGGACCCCACCCATGAGGAGGACGACGACATGCCCGAGTACGCGAACCTTGGCCTCGCGAAGCCGTTCACGCTCAAGCCCGGCGCCTGGGACTCGATCGAGTTCACGCAGGAGTGGAACGACACGGCCGGCGACCACGGCACGAACGGCAGCGTCTTCGTCCGAGGCGCCGCTCGCTTCACCGGCAGCGTCAGCCTGACGTTCTCCGGGCTGCCGGTCGGCGACGCCGTGCAGGTCCGGATGAGCGAGTACGACGGCGACGAGCACAAGGCCGATCACCCGGTGCACGAGGTCGTCGGCACCGAGGGCGGGACCTTCCAGGTCGTGCCGCTCACGAAGCGTCTCCCCGCCGGGCGAGGAATGCGGGTGCGGCTGCTGAACCAGTCGGACGCGCCGATCACCGTCGAGAGCGCCGTCCTGACCGCGCTCGTCTGGAAGGAGTAA
- a CDS encoding amino acid permease, giving the protein MTAPASDDDVLAALGIKPELSRKMGPFGNFAISFSVICILAGGMSLFGFGLGHGGPVVMLGTWIIIGFMTLLVGLSLADVVSAYPTSGGPYFMADKLGGAGWGWVTGWLNLLGLLGAIAGIDYGAATFAGAFAQMQWGITPTDGTTMTIFACILLLHGLLNSAGVRLVTVLNSISVWWQLLGVAVIVGALTIAPAQHQSASFVFTHFHNDTGFSSPFYVLLIGSLLAGYTFCGYDASAHVAEETNDAQTSAPKGIVRSIWVSWAAGFVLLAGLLFAMQDYTATQNSATGVPPAQIFLDVLGASGAKALLLVVIVAMLFCGNAEVAAASRMVYAFSRSRALPGWQSWRIVNDRTKTPTRAVWFVIVVPFVLALPALWSPAAYGAITAINAVGMTPAYGIPVLLALVKGRDYRPGPWSLGRWRRPIGYVAVVYVVVITLVFCLPQSSPITADSFNYAGVTLLAALLLAWGTWLTRGKQQYQLTAASAARPGEAMISEGF; this is encoded by the coding sequence ATGACTGCACCAGCCAGTGACGATGACGTCCTGGCTGCCCTCGGGATCAAACCCGAGCTGTCCCGCAAGATGGGGCCCTTCGGCAATTTCGCGATCAGCTTCTCGGTCATCTGCATCCTGGCCGGCGGCATGAGCTTGTTCGGGTTCGGCCTGGGCCACGGCGGCCCGGTGGTCATGCTCGGCACGTGGATCATCATCGGCTTCATGACGCTGCTGGTCGGCCTGTCCCTGGCCGATGTCGTCTCCGCCTACCCCACCAGCGGCGGCCCGTACTTCATGGCCGACAAGCTCGGCGGGGCCGGCTGGGGCTGGGTGACAGGGTGGCTGAACCTGCTGGGCCTGCTCGGTGCGATCGCCGGTATCGACTACGGGGCCGCCACCTTCGCCGGAGCCTTCGCGCAGATGCAGTGGGGCATCACCCCCACGGACGGCACCACGATGACCATCTTCGCGTGCATCCTGCTCCTGCACGGGCTGCTGAACTCGGCCGGGGTGCGCCTGGTCACCGTGCTGAACTCGATATCCGTGTGGTGGCAGCTGCTTGGCGTGGCCGTCATTGTCGGCGCCCTCACCATCGCCCCGGCCCAGCATCAGTCGGCGAGCTTCGTGTTCACGCACTTCCACAACGACACCGGCTTCTCCAGCCCCTTCTACGTGCTTCTCATTGGCTCGTTGTTGGCCGGTTACACGTTCTGCGGCTACGACGCCTCCGCCCACGTGGCCGAGGAGACCAACGACGCGCAGACCTCCGCGCCCAAGGGCATCGTCCGCTCCATCTGGGTCTCCTGGGCGGCCGGGTTCGTTCTCCTGGCCGGGCTGCTGTTCGCCATGCAGGACTACACGGCTACGCAGAACTCTGCGACCGGGGTGCCGCCCGCGCAGATCTTCCTCGACGTCCTCGGCGCGAGCGGGGCCAAGGCGCTGCTCCTGGTCGTCATCGTGGCGATGCTGTTCTGCGGTAACGCGGAGGTCGCCGCGGCGAGCCGCATGGTCTACGCCTTCTCCCGCAGCCGGGCCCTGCCGGGCTGGCAGAGCTGGCGGATCGTGAATGACCGTACGAAGACGCCCACGCGGGCGGTGTGGTTCGTCATCGTCGTGCCCTTCGTGCTTGCCCTGCCGGCCCTGTGGTCGCCTGCCGCCTATGGCGCGATCACCGCGATCAACGCGGTCGGTATGACGCCGGCCTACGGCATCCCCGTTCTCCTCGCCCTGGTCAAGGGCCGCGACTACCGGCCCGGCCCGTGGAGCCTGGGGCGCTGGCGTCGGCCCATCGGGTACGTCGCGGTCGTCTACGTCGTGGTCATCACCCTCGTGTTCTGCCTGCCGCAGTCCTCGCCGATCACCGCCGACTCCTTCAACTACGCCGGGGTGACCCTGCTGGCCGCGCTGCTGCTGGCCTGGGGCACCTGGCTGACCCGCGGCAAGCAGCAGTACCAGCTCACCGCAGCCAGCGCGGCCCGGCCCGGCGAAGCCATGATCAGTGAGGGTTTCTGA
- a CDS encoding glycine-rich domain-containing protein translates to MARACVCDDYFTVDSDTGELCLKPGTMGLRRVVVHNDPGTFQFRKADFPWLARVFVRVQGGGGGSAGANAAANQCIVRPGGAGGGYSEQLIAASSLGAVETIVVGAGGDAGGTATSGGAGGSSSFGGFVTANGGDGGHSIQTSGTVADVSSGAAAPFAGRGQFAQGGAPGGGAIRLNGTNGISGAGGESYLGHGGQARASEGNGTGPRGFGAGAGGGLSYGGSVNGAPGGGGCVIVELYG, encoded by the coding sequence ATGGCGCGCGCCTGCGTATGCGACGACTACTTCACGGTGGACTCGGACACCGGTGAACTCTGCCTGAAGCCGGGCACGATGGGCCTTCGCCGGGTCGTCGTCCACAACGACCCGGGCACCTTCCAGTTCCGGAAAGCTGATTTCCCGTGGCTGGCGAGGGTGTTCGTCCGGGTTCAGGGGGGCGGAGGCGGCTCGGCTGGAGCGAACGCGGCCGCCAATCAGTGCATCGTGCGCCCCGGAGGCGCGGGCGGCGGCTACAGCGAGCAGCTGATTGCCGCGTCGTCGCTGGGTGCTGTGGAGACGATCGTGGTGGGTGCCGGCGGCGATGCGGGCGGGACGGCGACGAGCGGCGGGGCCGGCGGCAGCAGTTCCTTCGGCGGGTTCGTGACGGCCAACGGGGGCGACGGGGGACACTCGATTCAGACCTCGGGCACGGTGGCGGACGTGTCGTCGGGCGCGGCGGCCCCGTTCGCCGGCCGCGGCCAGTTCGCGCAGGGCGGCGCCCCCGGCGGAGGCGCGATCCGTCTCAACGGCACCAACGGGATTTCCGGCGCAGGCGGTGAGTCGTACCTGGGCCACGGCGGGCAGGCGCGCGCCAGCGAAGGCAACGGCACCGGGCCGCGCGGCTTCGGCGCCGGTGCGGGCGGCGGGCTCTCCTACGGCGGCTCGGTCAACGGCGCCCCGGGCGGCGGGGGATGCGTGATCGTGGAGCTGTACGGCTGA
- a CDS encoding IS5 family transposase (programmed frameshift) translates to MSVRLVITDAMWDRIKPLMPADPARGRRWADHRRTLEAIAWKYRTCSPWRDLPDELGSFQTAHKRLIRWAVDGTWERILGAVLAAADDGEDIGWTVSVDSTVCRAHQHAAGAEKKGAPDRDEPDDHGLGRSRGGLSTKIHLASSRARPLALRVTAGQAGDAPAFEAVMASIRVPRSGSGRPRTRPDAVLADRAYSSRAIRDHLRRRGIRAVIPQPSDQVGHRLRRGRAGGRPPDFNAEAYKERNTVERCINRLKQWRGLAMRTDKLALAYQAALHLAAILIWTRR, encoded by the exons ATGTCCGTCCGATTAGTGATCACTGATGCGATGTGGGACCGGATCAAGCCATTGATGCCGGCAGATCCAGCCCGTGGGCGGCGATGGGCCGACCACCGCCGAACCCTTGAGGCCATCGCCTGGAAGTACCGCACCTGCTCGCCATGGAGGGACCTGCCCGACGAGCTCGGTTCGTTCCAAACAGCTCACAAACGACTGATCAGGTGGGCCGTGGATGGAACCTGGGAACGGATCCTCGGCGCCGTCCTGGCAGCAGCGGACGACGGCGAGGACATCGGCTGGACCGTGTCGGTGGACTCCACCGTCTGCCGGGCCCACCAGCATGCCGCCGGAGCCGAGAAAA AAGGGGCGCCGGACAGGGACGAACCCGATGATCACGGGCTCGGACGTTCGCGCGGCGGCCTGAGCACGAAAATCCACCTTGCCAGCAGCCGTGCACGGCCGCTGGCCTTGCGTGTCACCGCAGGCCAGGCGGGCGACGCACCGGCCTTCGAGGCCGTCATGGCTAGCATCCGTGTTCCGCGAAGCGGCTCCGGAAGACCTAGGACCCGACCAGATGCCGTCCTGGCGGACCGCGCGTACTCGTCCCGCGCGATCCGGGATCACCTCCGGCGGCGTGGAATCCGTGCGGTCATCCCTCAGCCCTCCGATCAGGTCGGCCACCGTCTGCGGCGAGGCCGTGCCGGAGGCCGACCGCCCGACTTCAACGCCGAGGCATACAAGGAGCGGAACACCGTCGAACGCTGCATCAATCGGCTCAAGCAGTGGCGCGGTCTGGCCATGCGGACAGACAAGCTCGCCCTCGCCTACCAGGCGGCACTGCACCTCGCCGCCATCCTCATCTGGACACGACGATGA
- a CDS encoding GNAT family N-acetyltransferase: protein MTVDVKHYVAEDLPEIRQQILDTHVEVRHRDFGLTGPFYDMERFDERLSAYASRPGWTAVLGYENGETVGFCFGTTLAPDTKWWNNMLTPLPADVTAEDGKRTVALNEIVVRKQWRGRSVAWQLHEAWLSHRAEERVTLLVNPANGDGAVQAVYEAWGYRKLGDQKPFPDSPVFSVMLRSVKQED, encoded by the coding sequence GTGACGGTCGACGTAAAGCACTATGTCGCCGAGGACCTCCCCGAGATCCGGCAGCAGATCCTCGACACGCATGTCGAGGTCCGCCACCGCGACTTCGGCCTCACAGGCCCGTTCTACGACATGGAGCGCTTTGACGAGCGCCTATCTGCGTACGCATCGCGACCCGGGTGGACAGCGGTACTCGGGTACGAGAACGGCGAGACCGTTGGCTTCTGCTTCGGCACGACCCTTGCACCAGACACCAAGTGGTGGAACAACATGCTCACCCCTCTGCCTGCCGACGTCACCGCCGAGGATGGAAAGCGCACCGTCGCACTCAACGAAATCGTCGTGCGCAAGCAGTGGCGGGGACGGAGCGTTGCTTGGCAGCTCCACGAGGCCTGGCTGAGCCATCGGGCAGAGGAGCGCGTGACCCTGCTCGTCAACCCGGCGAATGGCGACGGCGCTGTCCAAGCCGTCTACGAGGCATGGGGCTATCGCAAGTTGGGTGACCAGAAGCCGTTTCCTGACTCGCCCGTCTTCTCGGTCATGCTGCGCTCCGTTAAGCAGGAGGATTGA
- a CDS encoding NAD(P)/FAD-dependent oxidoreductase: MKHRIVVLGAGYAGAYVAGTLARRLSPADTEITVVSAEPDFVQRLRLHQLAAGQEIKAPPLADVFVGTGIRLRLARVTAVDPERQVVAVADAEGGGELGYDTLLYALGSHAADHGVPGVAEHAFDVSSRPAALRLRERLDSLSRRDEDGSVLVVGDGLTGIETATEIAESRPGLSVALVARGELGAPLSAGARSHLRRACDRLGITVLEHTSVEAVEATRVLCADGTALASDATVWTAGFAVSPIAATSGLEVTENGRIVVDRTMRSVSHPNVYAAGDSAYAIGDNGRPLPMSCASAGYTGMQATSAIVGRLTGRKIPNTKLDYLGNHISLGRRDGILQMVDGEAQAKPKYVVGRKAARIKAGILKMSLWTTSHPTFGLPKLKRHLAAVPDGAAERMVA, translated from the coding sequence ATGAAGCACCGCATCGTCGTCCTCGGCGCCGGCTATGCCGGGGCCTACGTGGCCGGAACTCTGGCCCGTCGGCTGTCCCCGGCGGACACCGAGATCACCGTGGTCAGCGCCGAGCCGGACTTCGTCCAGCGGCTGCGGCTGCACCAGCTCGCGGCCGGACAGGAGATCAAGGCTCCACCACTCGCCGACGTCTTTGTGGGCACGGGGATACGGCTGCGCCTGGCCCGTGTCACCGCCGTCGACCCCGAGCGCCAGGTCGTCGCTGTGGCCGACGCCGAGGGCGGCGGCGAACTCGGCTACGACACGCTCCTCTACGCGCTCGGCAGCCACGCCGCCGACCACGGCGTCCCCGGAGTGGCCGAGCACGCCTTCGACGTCAGCAGTCGTCCGGCGGCGCTGCGCCTGCGCGAGCGCCTGGACAGCCTGAGCAGGCGGGACGAGGACGGGAGTGTGCTGGTCGTCGGCGACGGGTTGACCGGCATCGAGACCGCCACCGAGATCGCCGAATCCCGGCCCGGCCTGTCGGTGGCGCTGGTCGCCCGCGGCGAGCTGGGCGCCCCGCTCTCCGCCGGAGCCCGCAGCCACCTGCGCCGGGCCTGCGACCGGCTGGGCATCACCGTCCTGGAGCACACCAGCGTCGAAGCCGTCGAAGCGACGCGGGTGCTGTGCGCCGACGGCACCGCCTTGGCATCCGACGCGACCGTGTGGACGGCCGGGTTCGCGGTCAGCCCCATCGCCGCCACCAGCGGGCTGGAGGTCACCGAGAACGGTCGGATCGTCGTCGATCGCACCATGCGGTCGGTCTCGCACCCGAACGTCTACGCCGCCGGCGACAGTGCCTACGCCATCGGCGACAACGGCCGGCCACTGCCGATGTCCTGCGCTTCGGCCGGCTACACCGGCATGCAGGCCACGTCCGCGATCGTGGGACGCCTGACCGGCCGCAAGATCCCGAACACCAAGCTGGACTACCTGGGCAACCACATCAGCCTCGGGCGGCGGGACGGGATCCTGCAGATGGTCGACGGCGAAGCGCAAGCAAAGCCGAAGTATGTGGTCGGCCGGAAGGCCGCGCGGATCAAAGCGGGCATCCTCAAGATGTCGCTGTGGACCACCTCGCACCCGACCTTCGGCCTGCCCAAGCTCAAGCGCCACCTGGCCGCCGTACCGGATGGGGCAGCCGAGAGGATGGTCGCGTAG